The Nocardia sp. NBC_01503 sequence TGTCCTGGCTCGGCATCAACTCTCCACTATCGGCTGGGCGGGCAATTTCAGTCGCCCCGGGCGGCGGGTCCCCACATCCCCTCGGGATGATCCACTCCGTCGCGCGCGATGTTACCGGCCACTCGGATGCGGGGTCGTTGCTTTGCCTCAGCAGCATTGGATCAAACGTGAGCTTGACCACAAACCGGTAGGTCTACGAATAGCCGCGGATCCAGGGCCAGACCGGGCGGTCTGCTGAATTTCCGCACCTTGTCGGGGGTGTGCGTCGAACCATAGTCTGACGTGGAGGGGAGAGTTTTCGATGGCCACGAGAGGGTAACCATGGCCGAGTCTGCGCAGCAGCCACGGGCCGCAGCGCGCACCGGAGCGGGCCGATCCAAGGTCCTGACTTCGTACGATCCACGGACCGGGGAGGTCGTGGGCGATTTCGCCATTATGGGCGCCGGCGAGCTGACGCGCGCCGTGCGCGCCGCGAACACCACCGAACAGTGGTGGGCGACAATGGATTTCGCCGGACGCAAACGCTGGCTGCTGGATTGGAAACGCGCCATCGCGCGCGGCACCCGAGATCTGGTGGAGCTGATCAGCTCCGAGACCGGAAAACCGCGCCTCGACGCCGCCGTCGAGGTGACATTGGCGGTGGAACATCTGGATTGGGTCGCGCGCCATGCCGAGCGGACCCTGGGCCGCACCACCCGCGCCGCCGCCCGATTCCGGCGCGATCAGCCCGGTTCGATCGGACATCTGCCGCTGGGTGTGATCGGTGTACTCGGCCCGTGGCACAATCCCGTTCTCGCGCCGATGAATTCGATCGCCAGCGCCATGGCGGCGGGTAACGCGGTGGTCTTCAAACCGAGTGAACTGACCCCCGGCGTGGGCGCGTGGCTGGCCGATACCTGGAGTCGCCTGTCCCCCAGTCAGCCTGTGCTGCAGGTGGTTACCGGTGACAGCACCACGGCAACCGCACTCTGCCGGTCCCGGTTGGACAAGATCGCCTACACCGGCTCCCCCGCCGGAGCCCGCGAGGTGACCGTGCTCTGCGCGCAGACCGGTACACCGCTGATCGTCGAGCAGGGCGGTCGCGGCGCGATGGTGGTGCAGGTGGACGCCCGGCTCGATACCGCCGCTGCCGCAGCGGTTTACGGTTCCATGTCCAATTCCGGTCAGCATCCGGCGGGCGTACATGTGGTGTACGTCGCCGATTCGGTCTACGAGCCGTTCCTGGAACTGGTCGCCGCTGCGGCCCGCCGTCTGCGGCCCGCCGCCGACCGCCGCGCCTCCTACGGTCCGATGG is a genomic window containing:
- a CDS encoding aldehyde dehydrogenase family protein — encoded protein: MAESAQQPRAAARTGAGRSKVLTSYDPRTGEVVGDFAIMGAGELTRAVRAANTTEQWWATMDFAGRKRWLLDWKRAIARGTRDLVELISSETGKPRLDAAVEVTLAVEHLDWVARHAERTLGRTTRAAARFRRDQPGSIGHLPLGVIGVLGPWHNPVLAPMNSIASAMAAGNAVVFKPSELTPGVGAWLADTWSRLSPSQPVLQVVTGDSTTATALCRSRLDKIAYTGSPAGAREVTVLCAQTGTPLIVEQGGRGAMVVQVDARLDTAAAAAVYGSMSNSGQHPAGVHVVYVADSVYEPFLELVAAAARRLRPAADRRASYGPMVLEAQLDVVRRQVRDALTRGGRAVVGSLESIREPYIEPVVLTEVPEVSLAITGDAVGPVLVVNRVAGMDEAVERVNASERSLPVAVFTRDIRSVPEFAERLRTPLVTVNATPVYGVNGPGRIRDPRSLLEFTRPQLITEQRHRDPLGTFDNHPQRLRMARALFRLRHRV